The Candidatus Thioglobus sp. genome segment CAGGGTTTTAAGGCTAAAAAGGTATTAGTTGTAGGTTTGGGCGAATTGCCAAATAATGCTAAAAATTACATCAAAGCATTAACGGCTGCAAGTGGAGTACTAAGCTCAACTAAAACAAAGAGCACCATGTTTGCTAAGGTTGATATTGAAAATTTTGATGAAAGTTGGACTCATAAGGTCTCAGCAAGAGTTCTGAAAGATGCCGATTATGAGATTCAGCAAGTGGGCGCGCAGGAAAAAACAGACACGCTTGAGAATATTGCCATTCAATCTTCACACAATGATGCTCATGAGTTACTTCAGGGAAGCTCTATCGCGAGTGGCATGAAACTTACACGTCATTTAGGGGATTTACCCTCAAACATTTGTACGCCAACTTATTTGGCGCAAACAGCTCAAGATTTAGCTAAAGAGTTTAATCTTGAGTGTGAAATTTTAGAGGAATCTGATATGTCTGCCTTAGGTATGGGCTCATTGTTATCTGTTTCAAAAGGTTCAATCGAGCCACCAAAACTAATTAGTCTAAGCTACAAAGGTGATGCAAACTCAAAGCCGATAGTATTGGTAGGCAAGGGCGTTACTTTTGATAGTGGTGGTATTTCACTTAAGCCTGGTGCTGGTATGGATGAAATGAAATATGACATGTGTGGCGCTGCTTCTGTGATCGGAACAATGCGAGCTATTGCACAAATGAAACCTAAGATAAATCTAACTATTGTTGTGCCTGCTGTTGAAAACATGCCTGCACATAATGCTTCAAAACCAGGTGATGTGGTTACTTCAATGTCAGGGCAAACCATTGAAATTTTAAATACAGATGCAGAAGGGCGTTTAATTTTGTGTGATGCATTAACGTATGTTGAGAAGTTTAATCCAGAAGTTGTGATTGATACAGCTACCTTAACGGGTGCAGTAATTGTGGCATTAGGAAAGCATCATTGTGGTCTAATGGCTAACGATCAAGAATTAGCTAATGATTTAATTTCTGCAGGAAAAGATTCTCTAGATACCGCATGGCAACTACCACTTGATGATGAATATGACGAGTTGCTTAAATCTAATTTTGCTGACATGGGTAATATTGGTGGGCGTGAAGCAGGCAGTGTAACAGCAGCTTGTTTCCTAGCCAGATATACAAAAAATTATCGTTGGGCACATTTAGATATTGCAGGTACCGCATGGGTAAGTGGTGCTAAAAAAGGCGCAACAGGAAGGCCTGTACCACTATTAACGCAATATATTCTAGACCGCGCTAAATAAGGAAAAAAATATGTCAAGTTTTGAAAATGTAGAAGTCATTAAAGCCGCTAATATTTATTTTGACGGCAAGGTAACATCGCGAGTTGTGGTATTTGCAGATGGCTCAAAAAAGACCCTAGGAATCATGATGCCGGGTGATTATGAGTTCGGAACCGATGAGAATGAACTAATGGAAATTCAAGCTGGAGAAATGGATGTATTATTGCCAGGTGAGAGTAATTGGCAGACATTCGCTAAAGGTTCATCTTTTAAAGTTGCTAAAGATTCAAGCTTTAAGTTGCAAGTAAAAGAAGTAACTGACTACTGCTGCTCTTATTTTTGAGCCTCTTTATCTAGCCAAACACCCAAGCCCTGGGCGCAGATTTCCAAGTCACCTTTGAATAATTTAACTTGTTGTTGTTCATCAAGCTTAACACCATGTTGAGTTGCAATATTAAGTAAATATTTGAGCAATGAATCTTTAATAACCTTATGACGATTTTCCTCATCAGCTGATTTTTTGGCTATGGCAACAAAACCATTGATATGTTGTATGAGCATATCAGCAGATTCTTTTGTAAATTTTATTCTATTGAAATGAGTTAAATAAGCAAATTTTGGCTTAAGCATTAGTAGTTGATTAACTGTGCTAATCCAAGCCTGAGGATCAAATTGTACGGGTGTCGTCGGTGGAAAAATCAACACACCTTGTTCAGTGTCAAATCCACGATAACTCACTCCTAATGTGTCACCAGAGAAAATACCTCTGGACTGCTCATCCCAAATACATAAATGATGTCTAGCGTGACCAGGTGTGTCGATAAATTTTAAAACTCGTCCACCTAAGTTAATAACATCTCCATCTTTGGCAATAACAACTCTGTTTGATGGAATAGGGATTAGGTCACCTAAAAACTGCTTAAAGAATAATTCTCCATAGACACCAATTACACCAGCACGCAATTTGGAAGGATCAATTAAATGTTGAGCGCCACGCTCATGAACAAGAACATTCGCATTAGGCAGATGTTTTATTAACTCACCAGCCCCACCAGCATGGTCTAAGTGAATATGCGTGAGAATAATATGATCAACCGCTTCAACCTCTATGTTTTTGTCTTTTAAGGTAGCCAACAGGTTGGGCACTGATAAGTGACAGCCAGTATCAATAAAGGCAGCTCGACCATTATGTTCGATTAAATAAGCAGCCACAAAATCTTTTCGCATGTGCTCAGTATCAATACAGGTGATGTTAAAGTCTAGTTCGTGATAAGTAGGATTCATAAGCTTATTTTAGATCAAAAAAAACCGCCCAATTGGGCGGTTTTAAACTGAATTTTTAGTCGTTTAGAAGTCGCCTTCTGCGCCGCCATCTTGGATCGCTGTAATGACACGCTTAACTTCTAGTGCTTTTTCTAGTAAGTAGTCTGGTAAAGGGGCGCCACCGTAAATCATAGCGTTCATATCTAAAGTGTACAGCCATCTTTGACCTTCTTTATCTTCAATTAATGCTAAACGACAAGGTAGATAAGCAGAGAATGCATCTGAATGATCAACCATTGTCATTGCAGTACGTGGAGAGCAATATTGGTAGATTTTTAAGAAACGTTGCTTTTCACCTGTTTGCAATTCAACCATTTCAGATAGGGGTAGCATGCCAACTGAACGAATACCTTCAGCAGTAGCAATACTTTCCATTGCCTCTTCGACATCTTTATTAGATACATCATCAGCTACTTTAACACGCACAATAGAGGCCATAGTAATATCACCTGTGTCTAACAATGTGTTTGTCATTGGCATATATACCTTCGACATGGCTTCTGGGTGTAACTTAGGTGAAACCATTTCACTAATAACTTTAGAGGTAACCCCATACTGAACTTGTAACGTTACTGCGTAGTAAGCTGCAACTGCACCGATTACGATTAACACCCATTTAATTAAATTAATTATTCCACCCACTTCTATCTCCTTTTATTAGATTGCATATGCTTTATATCAATTATAGATTTTAGCACCATAATTAACCATAATGGAAAAAATATATCACTATACAGGCCTTAACCCATTAAGAACAATACTAGTCAAGCTAATAACGCCAACAATTTTTCCATTATCCAGCACAGGACATCTAGATAAATTAAAGTGGGTTAATAGTTCGGCACAGTAGCGAATATCCATATGTGGATGAACTGACATAGCAGGTTTATTCATAATTTCATAAATATTGACGCGATCTAATGCACGATCTTTGGCGATAACTTTAGAAGCAATGTCGGCAATTAAGACAACACCATATTCATCATGATCATGAGATTTTTCCACTAATAACATTTTTGTTTTTTTGTATTTCATGTCAGTAAGTGCCTGCTGAACAGTGGTCTTACTATCAACAATATCAACTTGTGTCCACATAACGTCTTTGACAAACGTAGGTGTATTTTTTTGTGTCTCGTTACTCATTATATTTTCTCCTCTATAGTCTGCTCTAATGCCTGAATTTGATGCATGACACCAACGGCGTCTTCAACATCTATCTGAAAAGCAATACCCTCTTTAGAGTTTGCCTCAAAGTCACCTGCATCTGCAACACTCTCTAATATTTCTCTAGAAAGATGCTGCTCTACAAGTAATAATAATACATCTCTAGGGGTTTCCAGACTCAACCCTAAAAATGTTTTAGTATGCTCAAGCCCTTCCCCTCTAGCTTGAGAGATGATAGTGGATCCTGTGGCGCCTTTTTTTCTAGTCGCCTCAAGAATTCTATCAGTTTTGTCGCTATCAACAAAAGCGATAATCAATTTAAAGTGCATAAATGCCTCCTGTTATTAATTGTGTTTGTCATGGTTTAAAAAATGAATAATTTGCACATAAGCAAGTACACTCATGATAGGAAAAAGAGAGGCGAAGGCTATTAAGCCAAAACCATCAGTTAATGGATTTCGTCCATCAATAGCAGTAGATAGCCCAAGTCCTAGGGCAGCAATAATTGGCACAGTAACAATGGAAGTTGTTACGCCACCTGTGTCATAAGCCAGTGCAATAATATTTTTCGGTGAAAAATAAGTTTGGATCAAAACCAGTATGTATCCACTAATAATGAAATAATGCAGGGGAAGTCCAGCCACAATTCTAAAGCTACCCAGTGCAATTCCAATGGCAACGCCAATGGCAACTACGATGCGTAATGTTTTAACCTTGATAAAACCACCTGAAACTTGATTAGCTTTAATAGCTACTGCCAATAGTGATGGTTCAGCAATGGTGGTGGCAAAACCAATACACCCGGCAAAGATATAAACCCAATAATAATCATACCAATTCAAAGGGTCACCCACTAAATCATTTGATGTGAGTTGTATTGCCATGATTTTTCCAAGTGGGAATAATGCTTTTTCTAGGCCAATGATTAGAAAAGTAAGCCCAATCCAAACTAAAATAAATCCCGTAATAATACGTTTTAAATGTGGAATTTTTTGCTTTAAGATACCTAATTGAAAAATAAATAAAATAGCCGCAATGGGTGCTACTGCCCAAAAAGTTTCTACAAAATAATGCGGTAATGATATCATTGCAAGATACCAAACAACATGACAGCAATAATAGGTAGCAATGAGGCAATTGCGATCATACCAAATCCGTCAATAAGTGGATTTCTTGCGCGAATACTACTACTTAATCCAACGCCTAATGCAGTCAGCAAGGGAACAGTTATTGGCCCTGTAGTTACGCCACCTGCATCATAAGCAATACCAATAATAAAATCTGGTGCTAAGATTGTCACCAGCATAACCATTAGATAGCCACTGATAATTAAGTATTGAATAGGCCAGCCTTTAAGAATTTTAATGACACCAATAACAACCGAAAGACCTACGGCAATAGCCACGGTATAGCGAAGGGTTTGAGCGTATTGATCGAGTTCGAGCTCAGAGGTTATGATGCCACCAAATTGGGCAACCTTTGCCGCCTCATTAGCCATAATTATTAAATCTGGCTCGGCAATTGTCGCGCCAAATCCAAGGGCGAAAGAAAAAGCCAATAACCAAGTAATTGATCCTTTTTTAACAAAAGAAAAGGCTAGCACTTCACCAATAGGAAATAAGCCCAACTTAAGTCCATGCATAAATAAAGTAAGACCAATAAGTACAAACCCGGCACCTATTATAATATTATCCATATTGGGAATAGGTTGTTGCAGAACGATAATTTGAAAAAAAGCAATAACCAACACGATTGGCGCTAAATCTTTTGCACTGTCTGTCAGATTGTGGACAAATTGATAAAGCGTTTTTTTCATAAGTGTTATTTTATAGATGCACTGAATTATAATACTTGCACATGAATCGTATCATCTTAATTAATGGAAAAGACCAAACCAAACTGAGTGTATTTAATCGCCTGGTGCAATTTGGTGATGGCTTGTTCGAAACCTGTTTGGTTGTTGATCATAAATTGATCTTAGCGGAAGAGCACTTTAAGCGATTGGAGAAAGGCGCTAAGCGACTAAAAATATCGCCAATTTCGCGTTCAGTTTGGATAAAAGAGATTGCTAAAGCTGTCTTTATGGCTAAATTAGATAATGCGGTGGTCAAAATTATACTGTCCCGTGGTGAGACATTCAGAGGCTATGGATATGATAAGTCTATCACGCCTACTCGCATTGTCATGGTTTCAAAGGCACCCGATCTTCCAAAGGATTACACATTAAGTCTTTGCGATAGTGGATATGCAACTAATCAGATGCTATCTGAAATTAAGCATTGTAATCGCTTG includes the following:
- a CDS encoding leucyl aminopeptidase; translated protein: QGFKAKKVLVVGLGELPNNAKNYIKALTAASGVLSSTKTKSTMFAKVDIENFDESWTHKVSARVLKDADYEIQQVGAQEKTDTLENIAIQSSHNDAHELLQGSSIASGMKLTRHLGDLPSNICTPTYLAQTAQDLAKEFNLECEILEESDMSALGMGSLLSVSKGSIEPPKLISLSYKGDANSKPIVLVGKGVTFDSGGISLKPGAGMDEMKYDMCGAASVIGTMRAIAQMKPKINLTIVVPAVENMPAHNASKPGDVVTSMSGQTIEILNTDAEGRLILCDALTYVEKFNPEVVIDTATLTGAVIVALGKHHCGLMANDQELANDLISAGKDSLDTAWQLPLDDEYDELLKSNFADMGNIGGREAGSVTAACFLARYTKNYRWAHLDIAGTAWVSGAKKGATGRPVPLLTQYILDRAK
- a CDS encoding P-II family nitrogen regulator — encoded protein: MHFKLIIAFVDSDKTDRILEATRKKGATGSTIISQARGEGLEHTKTFLGLSLETPRDVLLLLVEQHLSREILESVADAGDFEANSKEGIAFQIDVEDAVGVMHQIQALEQTIEEKI
- a CDS encoding DUF302 domain-containing protein is translated as MGGIINLIKWVLIVIGAVAAYYAVTLQVQYGVTSKVISEMVSPKLHPEAMSKVYMPMTNTLLDTGDITMASIVRVKVADDVSNKDVEEAMESIATAEGIRSVGMLPLSEMVELQTGEKQRFLKIYQYCSPRTAMTMVDHSDAFSAYLPCRLALIEDKEGQRWLYTLDMNAMIYGGAPLPDYLLEKALEVKRVITAIQDGGAEGDF
- a CDS encoding MBL fold metallo-hydrolase encodes the protein MNPTYHELDFNITCIDTEHMRKDFVAAYLIEHNGRAAFIDTGCHLSVPNLLATLKDKNIEVEAVDHIILTHIHLDHAGGAGELIKHLPNANVLVHERGAQHLIDPSKLRAGVIGVYGELFFKQFLGDLIPIPSNRVVIAKDGDVINLGGRVLKFIDTPGHARHHLCIWDEQSRGIFSGDTLGVSYRGFDTEQGVLIFPPTTPVQFDPQAWISTVNQLLMLKPKFAYLTHFNRIKFTKESADMLIQHINGFVAIAKKSADEENRHKVIKDSLLKYLLNIATQHGVKLDEQQQVKLFKGDLEICAQGLGVWLDKEAQK
- a CDS encoding pyrimidine/purine nucleoside phosphorylase, translating into MSSFENVEVIKAANIYFDGKVTSRVVVFADGSKKTLGIMMPGDYEFGTDENELMEIQAGEMDVLLPGESNWQTFAKGSSFKVAKDSSFKLQVKEVTDYCCSYF
- a CDS encoding DUF1538 domain-containing protein, whose amino-acid sequence is MISLPHYFVETFWAVAPIAAILFIFQLGILKQKIPHLKRIITGFILVWIGLTFLIIGLEKALFPLGKIMAIQLTSNDLVGDPLNWYDYYWVYIFAGCIGFATTIAEPSLLAVAIKANQVSGGFIKVKTLRIVVAIGVAIGIALGSFRIVAGLPLHYFIISGYILVLIQTYFSPKNIIALAYDTGGVTTSIVTVPIIAALGLGLSTAIDGRNPLTDGFGLIAFASLFPIMSVLAYVQIIHFLNHDKHN
- a CDS encoding CBS domain-containing protein — its product is MSNETQKNTPTFVKDVMWTQVDIVDSKTTVQQALTDMKYKKTKMLLVEKSHDHDEYGVVLIADIASKVIAKDRALDRVNIYEIMNKPAMSVHPHMDIRYCAELLTHFNLSRCPVLDNGKIVGVISLTSIVLNGLRPV
- a CDS encoding DUF1538 domain-containing protein codes for the protein MKKTLYQFVHNLTDSAKDLAPIVLVIAFFQIIVLQQPIPNMDNIIIGAGFVLIGLTLFMHGLKLGLFPIGEVLAFSFVKKGSITWLLAFSFALGFGATIAEPDLIIMANEAAKVAQFGGIITSELELDQYAQTLRYTVAIAVGLSVVIGVIKILKGWPIQYLIISGYLMVMLVTILAPDFIIGIAYDAGGVTTGPITVPLLTALGVGLSSSIRARNPLIDGFGMIAIASLLPIIAVMLFGILQ